A genomic region of Campylobacter corcagiensis contains the following coding sequences:
- a CDS encoding restriction endonuclease subunit S, translating into MRDLKDSGIEWIGEIPKEWEISKIKYVGEFRNGLTYSPNDVTDKENGILVLRSSNIQNGKIDLNDNVYVSTKINSNLIVKKGDILICSCNGSKQLVGKNAIINTDKIVTFGSFMMIFRTKNPKFMYYVLNSGIFTYYLETFSTTTINQLTSKNFGNMNFPFPPLESQIKITNFLDKKCKKIDLIKDKILTQISNLKEFKKSIITKAVTKGLDKNAKFKDSGIEWIGEIPSHWKISKVKYTGEYRNGLTYSPNDMTDENNGILVLRSSNIQNGKIDLKDNVYVSTQIKSNLMIKKGDILICSRNGSKNLIGKNTIINSNITATFGAFMMIYRTKNSKFMYYVLNSDIFSYYLETFLTSTINQLTTTNFGNIKFPFPPLNEQQEIANYLDKKCEKIDEIIELKNKELEILDEYKKSLIYEYVTGKKEVK; encoded by the coding sequence ATGAGGGATTTAAAAGATAGCGGTATCGAGTGGATCGGCGAAATTCCTAAGGAGTGGGAAATTTCAAAGATAAAATATGTAGGCGAATTTCGTAACGGCTTAACATACTCGCCAAATGATGTTACAGATAAAGAAAATGGAATTTTAGTTTTACGCTCATCAAATATACAAAATGGAAAAATTGATTTAAATGACAATGTTTATGTTTCAACTAAAATTAACTCAAATTTAATTGTAAAAAAAGGTGATATTTTAATTTGCTCTTGTAATGGTAGTAAGCAGTTGGTAGGAAAAAATGCAATAATAAATACTGACAAAATTGTAACTTTTGGTTCTTTCATGATGATATTTAGGACAAAAAATCCTAAATTTATGTACTATGTTTTAAATTCAGGGATTTTTACATATTATTTAGAAACTTTTTCAACTACAACAATAAACCAACTAACGAGTAAAAATTTTGGAAATATGAATTTTCCATTTCCGCCTTTGGAAAGTCAGATTAAAATCACTAATTTTTTAGATAAAAAGTGTAAGAAAATAGATCTTATAAAAGATAAAATTTTAACTCAAATATCAAATTTAAAAGAGTTTAAAAAATCTATCATAACAAAAGCTGTAACAAAAGGGCTTGATAAAAACGCTAAATTTAAAGATAGCGGTATCGAGTGGATCGGCGAAATTCCTAGCCATTGGAAAATTTCAAAAGTTAAATATACTGGCGAATATCGTAATGGTTTAACTTACTCACCAAATGATATGACAGATGAGAATAATGGAATTTTAGTTTTACGCTCATCAAATATACAAAATGGAAAAATTGATTTAAAAGATAATGTTTATGTTTCAACACAAATCAAATCAAATTTAATGATAAAAAAAGGCGATATTTTGATTTGTTCCAGAAATGGAAGTAAAAATTTAATAGGAAAAAATACAATAATAAATAGTAATATAACAGCTACTTTTGGTGCTTTTATGATGATATATAGAACAAAAAATAGTAAATTTATGTATTATGTTTTAAATTCAGATATTTTTTCATACTATTTAGAAACCTTTTTAACTTCAACAATAAATCAATTAACAACTACAAATTTTGGAAATATTAAATTTCCATTTCCACCCCTTAACGAACAGCAAGAAATCGCAAATTATTTAGATAAAAAGTGTGAGAAAATTGATGAGATTATAGAGTTAAAAAACAAAGAGTTAGAAATTTTAGATGAGTATAAAAAATCCTTAATTTATGAGTATGTCACAGGCAAAAAGGAAGTAAAATGA
- the coaD gene encoding pantetheine-phosphate adenylyltransferase, producing the protein MRKACIYPGTFDPITNGHIDVIKRALRFFDKVVVAIALNDAKKPFFSIDKRLEMVSLATSNLGDVEVKSFDTLLVDFAKKENIATVIRGLRAVSDFEYELQMGYANSSLWDKFETVYLMPTLQNAFISSSVVRSIAYHSGDVSHLVPKEILGYLKEINASHI; encoded by the coding sequence TTGAGAAAAGCGTGTATTTATCCAGGAACTTTTGATCCAATTACAAATGGTCACATTGATGTTATAAAAAGAGCTTTGAGATTTTTTGATAAAGTTGTAGTTGCTATTGCGTTAAATGACGCTAAAAAGCCCTTTTTTAGCATAGATAAAAGGCTTGAGATGGTAAGTCTTGCTACTTCAAATTTAGGCGATGTAGAGGTAAAAAGCTTTGACACTTTACTGGTTGATTTCGCAAAAAAAGAAAATATCGCAACGGTTATTAGAGGTTTAAGAGCGGTAAGCGACTTTGAATACGAACTTCAAATGGGCTATGCAAACTCTTCGCTTTGGGATAAATTTGAAACTGTTTATCTTATGCCAACTTTGCAAAACGCATTTATTAGTAGCTCAGTTGTAAGATCTATAGCTTATCACAGTGGTGATGTATCACACCTTGTGCCAAAGGAAATTTTAGGGTATTTAAAGGAGATAAATGCTAGTCACATTTGA
- a CDS encoding TlpA family protein disulfide reductase has translation MKKFLRIFINLLIFGVVFLGCKEEFKAEIGSIAPEISATNLNGEKVKIQNDKISIIVFWQYGCLGCTQILPNLDEFLKENPGIFRVYAINSLNDEKIIKDYLNEMSFSSILVLKDDLKISLDRYGVTTLPSIFIVDKNGILKDKIYGDIGWKYLKAKLSYFL, from the coding sequence ATGAAAAAATTTCTTAGAATTTTTATAAATTTACTAATATTTGGAGTGGTTTTTTTAGGCTGTAAGGAAGAATTTAAAGCTGAAATTGGTAGCATTGCTCCTGAAATTTCAGCTACAAATTTAAATGGCGAAAAGGTAAAAATTCAAAATGATAAAATTTCTATCATCGTATTTTGGCAATATGGCTGCTTAGGTTGTACTCAAATACTTCCAAATTTAGATGAGTTTTTAAAAGAAAATCCAGGCATTTTCAGAGTCTATGCGATAAATTCACTAAATGATGAAAAAATTATTAAAGATTATTTAAATGAAATGAGTTTTTCATCTATTTTAGTTTTAAAAGATGATTTAAAAATTAGCCTTGATAGATATGGCGTTACAACGCTTCCTAGCATTTTTATAGTTGATAAAAACGGCATTTTAAAAGATAAAATTTATGGAGATATAGGTTGGAAATATTTAAAAGCAAAATTATCATATTTTTTATAA
- the cysE gene encoding serine O-acetyltransferase — MGFWSIVKEDLNEPKRQDPAFHSWIELFFNYPGVWAVVNHRFAHFFYSKNFKRIGRAISGISRFLTGVDLHPAAKVGRHVFFDHATGIVIGETTEIGDNVLLYQGVTLGGVSLDKGKRHPTIKNGVVVGAGAKVLGNITIGENSKIGANSVVVKDVPDDSTAVGIPARILGAKEPNTNKERLAHNKLPDINKELFAYCLKRIEILENAVKNEDKNIINKDEELAKCYQDFIKSINS, encoded by the coding sequence ATGGGATTTTGGAGTATTGTTAAGGAAGATTTAAATGAACCAAAAAGGCAAGATCCAGCCTTTCATAGTTGGATAGAGCTATTTTTTAACTATCCAGGAGTTTGGGCTGTGGTAAATCACCGCTTTGCACACTTTTTTTACAGTAAAAATTTTAAAAGAATTGGCAGAGCAATATCAGGAATTTCAAGATTTTTAACAGGAGTAGATCTTCATCCAGCAGCAAAAGTTGGCAGACATGTATTTTTTGATCACGCAACAGGCATTGTTATAGGAGAAACAACTGAAATAGGCGATAATGTACTTCTTTATCAAGGCGTAACTTTAGGCGGAGTTAGCTTAGATAAAGGAAAACGCCACCCTACTATCAAAAATGGCGTAGTTGTAGGAGCTGGTGCAAAGGTTTTAGGCAATATCACAATAGGAGAAAACTCTAAAATTGGTGCAAATTCTGTCGTGGTAAAAGATGTTCCTGATGACTCAACTGCAGTTGGAATACCAGCTAGAATTTTAGGAGCAAAAGAGCCAAACACAAACAAAGAAAGACTTGCTCATAACAAACTTCCAGATATAAATAAAGAGCTTTTTGCATATTGTTTAAAAAGAATTGAAATTTTAGAAAATGCTGTAAAAAACGAAGATAAAAACATAATAAACAAAGACGAAGAGCTAGCAAAATGTTATCAAGATTTTATAAAATCCATAAATAGTTAA
- a CDS encoding type I restriction-modification system subunit M, translating into MDSLKNINLTYEETPINVTSTVNFIWSIANKLRGIYQSDKYKEVIIPMTIIRRFECALSITKDEVIKAYDKNNSLPAAMLCKFSKFDFYNTSKFNLENLLNDPDQIAQNFKSYIKSFSPNVKDIIKNLEFEKQIDKMANHDILYPIIQAFSELDLDPKTIDNMTMGYIFEELIRKFSENAEAGDHYTGRDIIKLMVSVLLSENCEDVFEENKIITILDQAAGTGGMLSVAADFIKHHNPSAYIKLFSQEKNPESYAMCLAEMLIRGQDADNIMLVDTMKKDCFEDQKMRFVIENPPFGTPWGGKDASVGSEEAVRKEANKPNSRFFAGLPATSDSQLLFIQSAIHKLDDNLGRAAIIQNGSSLFSGGTSSGESQIRRYLLENDLIEAIIALNTDMFYNTGISTFIWILSKNKRKIRKGKIQLINAAHLSHKLRKSLGNKKNEITKDDREAITKLYKDFKENKHCKIYDNTDFIYKEYAIYQPLQRSYAINDERVENLLQTNALSTIFDKAKFDELNSLEKLSSNDKKTLTKFQKNENLYNEILNTLNSNKSDKIYLHIDEFKPVIESFLPDVDKKLIDKICEGLSKMDKNAKIQKDKKGNIIYDKSTKDTEIIPFKAKINEYMKNEVLPHIPDAKAFFEENLNAKKQVLKTGAEIPFTKCFYEYEKPKSSQILKDEFINLEKSINSVVAELFGEF; encoded by the coding sequence ATGGATAGTTTAAAAAATATAAATCTCACCTACGAAGAAACACCTATAAATGTCACTTCAACAGTAAATTTCATCTGGTCTATTGCAAATAAACTTCGCGGTATTTATCAAAGCGATAAATATAAAGAAGTTATCATTCCTATGACGATTATTAGGCGTTTTGAGTGTGCTTTATCCATAACAAAAGATGAAGTTATAAAAGCTTACGATAAAAACAACTCACTTCCAGCTGCTATGCTTTGTAAGTTTTCTAAATTTGACTTTTATAATACAAGTAAATTTAACCTTGAAAATTTACTAAATGACCCAGACCAAATAGCACAAAATTTTAAAAGCTATATAAAGTCATTTTCGCCAAATGTAAAAGATATCATTAAAAATCTTGAGTTTGAAAAACAAATCGATAAAATGGCTAATCACGATATACTTTATCCAATTATCCAAGCTTTTAGCGAACTTGATTTAGACCCAAAAACAATTGATAATATGACTATGGGCTATATCTTTGAAGAGTTAATTAGAAAATTTTCAGAAAACGCTGAAGCAGGAGATCACTACACAGGTAGAGATATCATAAAGCTAATGGTTAGTGTGCTTTTATCTGAAAATTGTGAAGATGTTTTTGAGGAAAATAAAATCATAACTATACTAGACCAAGCAGCTGGAACGGGCGGTATGCTTAGTGTTGCGGCTGATTTTATCAAGCATCATAATCCATCGGCTTATATAAAGCTTTTCTCTCAAGAAAAAAACCCTGAGTCATACGCGATGTGTTTAGCTGAGATGTTAATAAGAGGGCAAGATGCTGATAATATAATGCTTGTTGATACTATGAAAAAAGACTGCTTTGAAGATCAAAAAATGAGATTTGTCATAGAAAATCCTCCATTTGGAACTCCGTGGGGCGGAAAAGATGCATCAGTAGGAAGCGAAGAAGCAGTTAGAAAAGAAGCTAATAAACCAAACTCACGCTTTTTCGCAGGACTTCCAGCAACTAGTGATTCTCAGCTTTTATTTATCCAATCAGCCATTCATAAACTAGATGATAACTTAGGTAGAGCTGCTATCATACAAAATGGCTCATCGCTTTTTAGCGGTGGAACTAGCTCAGGCGAGTCGCAAATTCGTAGGTATCTTTTAGAAAATGATCTTATCGAAGCAATTATTGCTTTAAATACAGATATGTTTTATAACACCGGAATTTCAACCTTTATCTGGATACTATCTAAAAATAAAAGAAAAATCAGAAAAGGTAAAATCCAACTCATCAACGCCGCTCATCTATCTCACAAACTAAGAAAAAGCCTAGGAAACAAAAAAAACGAAATCACAAAAGACGATAGAGAAGCTATAACCAAGCTTTATAAAGATTTTAAAGAAAATAAGCATTGTAAAATTTATGATAATACAGACTTTATCTATAAAGAGTATGCTATCTATCAGCCACTTCAAAGAAGTTATGCTATAAATGATGAAAGAGTAGAAAATTTACTACAAACAAATGCTTTATCAACTATCTTTGATAAGGCTAAATTTGATGAGTTAAACTCGCTTGAAAAGTTAAGTTCAAATGATAAAAAAACACTTACAAAATTTCAAAAAAATGAAAATTTATATAATGAAATTTTAAATACTCTAAACTCAAATAAAAGCGATAAAATTTATCTGCATATTGATGAGTTTAAGCCTGTTATAGAAAGCTTTTTGCCAGATGTTGATAAAAAGCTTATTGATAAAATTTGCGAGGGTTTATCTAAAATGGATAAAAACGCTAAAATTCAAAAAGATAAAAAAGGAAATATCATCTACGATAAATCCACCAAAGACACTGAAATCATACCTTTTAAGGCTAAAATAAATGAGTATATGAAAAACGAAGTTTTACCGCATATTCCTGATGCGAAGGCGTTTTTTGAAGAGAATTTAAACGCTAAAAAGCAAGTTTTAAAAACAGGCGCGGAGATACCTTTTACAAAGTGTTTTTATGAGTATGAAAAGCCTAAAAGCTCACAAATTTTAAAAGATGAGTTTATAAACCTTGAAAAATCTATAAATTCAGTCGTGGCTGAACTATTTGGAGAGTTTTAA
- the speA gene encoding biosynthetic arginine decarboxylase — MLNNSYGFSIWGNSNFMVEDGKICLNTDFKPALIDIVKDLRNDGYMGPLLLRFPHLIKKQIVEIYTNFERAKKEFDYSGNFQAVFPLKVNQYPGFVKNLVELGKPFNYGLEAGSKAELLLAMAYNNLGAPITVNGFKDKELINIGFIASEMGHDITLTIEGLSELEAIIETAKERFTPKPNIGLRIRLHSSGSGIWQKSGGINSKFGLTSTELIEAINLLKEANLLDKFTMIHFHIGSQINEIHPLKKALTEAGNIYAELVKMGANNLKAINLGGGLAVEYSQTKENSERNYTLREYANDVTFLLKSIANHKKVSEPNIFIESGRYVAASHAVLIAPVIELFSQEYAESKLLLKEKNPPIIDELYDLYKNLKPANALEYLHDAIAHMESVLTLFDLGYVDLTDRSNGEILVHLIMKKSIPMLGNKQNFGDILKIQNEVQERYLVNFSMFQSLPDFWGLKQHFPIVPLDRLDERPTRSASIWDITCDSDGEIGFDERTNPLFLHDIDVEKEDYFLGFFLVGAYQEVLGMDHNLFTHPTEATITLNENGGYEIKDIIEAQSVLDILEDMDYNVSDIQEILNSRIEESNLVDEKQKKHILGELYLFLNDNCYLK; from the coding sequence ATGTTAAATAATTCTTATGGTTTTAGTATCTGGGGAAACTCAAATTTTATGGTTGAAGATGGCAAAATTTGCCTTAATACAGACTTTAAACCAGCCCTTATTGATATCGTAAAAGATCTTAGAAATGATGGATATATGGGTCCTTTGTTGCTTCGTTTTCCTCATCTTATAAAAAAACAAATCGTTGAAATTTACACAAATTTTGAAAGAGCTAAGAAAGAATTTGATTATAGTGGAAATTTTCAAGCTGTTTTTCCACTAAAAGTAAATCAATACCCAGGATTTGTTAAAAACCTAGTCGAACTTGGTAAGCCCTTTAATTATGGACTTGAAGCTGGATCAAAAGCAGAGCTACTTTTAGCGATGGCTTATAACAATCTAGGAGCACCGATAACAGTAAATGGCTTTAAGGATAAAGAGCTTATTAATATAGGATTTATCGCATCTGAAATGGGTCATGATATCACTTTAACCATTGAAGGTTTAAGCGAACTTGAAGCCATAATAGAAACTGCAAAAGAGCGTTTTACTCCAAAGCCAAATATCGGACTAAGAATAAGACTTCATAGTTCAGGTAGTGGAATTTGGCAAAAAAGTGGTGGAATAAATTCCAAATTTGGACTAACTTCAACAGAGCTAATCGAAGCTATAAATTTACTAAAAGAGGCAAATTTACTCGATAAATTTACTATGATCCACTTTCATATTGGCTCACAAATAAATGAAATTCACCCACTTAAAAAAGCATTAACTGAAGCTGGAAATATCTACGCTGAACTTGTAAAAATGGGAGCAAATAACCTAAAAGCCATAAATTTAGGTGGTGGTTTAGCTGTAGAATACTCTCAAACAAAGGAAAACTCAGAGCGAAATTACACCCTTAGAGAGTATGCAAATGATGTTACTTTTTTACTTAAAAGCATAGCAAATCACAAAAAAGTTAGCGAACCAAATATCTTTATAGAAAGTGGTAGATATGTAGCAGCAAGTCACGCTGTTTTAATAGCTCCTGTTATAGAGCTTTTCTCACAAGAATACGCTGAAAGCAAGCTTTTACTAAAAGAGAAAAATCCACCTATTATAGATGAGCTTTATGATTTGTATAAAAATTTAAAACCGGCAAATGCTTTAGAGTATCTTCACGATGCAATTGCTCATATGGAGAGTGTTTTAACGCTATTTGATCTTGGATATGTTGATTTAACCGATCGCTCAAATGGTGAAATTTTGGTACATTTGATAATGAAAAAAAGTATTCCGATGCTTGGAAATAAGCAAAATTTTGGAGATATTTTAAAAATTCAAAACGAAGTTCAAGAAAGGTATTTAGTAAATTTCTCAATGTTTCAATCTTTACCTGATTTTTGGGGACTAAAGCAGCACTTTCCTATAGTTCCACTTGATAGACTTGATGAACGCCCTACTAGGTCTGCTTCTATTTGGGATATTACCTGTGATAGTGATGGCGAGATAGGTTTTGATGAGAGAACAAATCCACTATTTTTACACGATATTGATGTTGAAAAAGAGGATTATTTTTTAGGATTTTTCTTAGTTGGTGCTTATCAAGAAGTCCTTGGAATGGATCATAATCTCTTTACTCATCCAACAGAAGCTACCATAACTTTAAATGAAAATGGCGGATATGAGATAAAAGATATCATAGAAGCTCAAAGCGTACTTGATATCTTAGAGGATATGGATTATAATGTTAGTGATATTCAAGAGATACTAAATTCTAGAATTGAAGAGTCAAATTTAGTTGATGAAAAGCAAAAAAAGCACATTTTAGGAGAGCTATATCTTTTCTTAAATGATAACTGTTATCTAAAATAA
- a CDS encoding TlpA family protein disulfide reductase, which yields MEIFKSKIIIFFIILFFCGCDDGILAINSEKPLYFSTQNGNLKLNGSDKFGLIFITKECGACKEQLIYLKEINFKFIAVLGDAKDMSDALNVAKEINFPVVFDKDSVMFLSNAVGCISGVPATFLFNDDLSKKFLGLTPKSVIEKEIKKL from the coding sequence TTGGAAATATTTAAAAGCAAAATTATCATATTTTTTATAATACTATTTTTTTGTGGCTGTGATGATGGAATTTTAGCTATAAACTCAGAAAAGCCACTTTATTTTAGCACTCAAAATGGAAATTTAAAGCTAAATGGTAGCGATAAATTTGGACTTATTTTTATCACAAAAGAGTGCGGGGCTTGTAAAGAACAACTTATTTATTTAAAAGAGATAAATTTTAAATTTATAGCAGTTCTTGGTGATGCAAAAGATATGAGTGATGCTTTAAATGTCGCAAAAGAAATTAATTTTCCTGTTGTTTTTGATAAAGATAGCGTTATGTTTTTATCTAACGCAGTTGGCTGTATAAGTGGCGTTCCAGCGACTTTTTTATTTAACGATGATCTTAGTAAAAAATTCCTTGGTCTTACGCCAAAAAGTGTGATTGAAAAAGAGATTAAAAAACTATAA
- the tmk gene encoding dTMP kinase codes for MLVTFEGIDGVGKSTQIELLKKAYPDAIITKEPGGTEFGKKIRQIVLNGSDISFRAEILLFLADRAQHYEKVIAPNSKNLILSDRGFISGMAYAMANEPNLDIEELLMFNKFALKGNFGDKFIFFKIDKDTLISRLSTREKDSIEARGMEYLLRVQDYMEMILKNLKFKVLTVKADDEILAINEKIKEFIK; via the coding sequence ATGCTAGTCACATTTGAAGGAATTGATGGTGTTGGCAAAAGCACACAAATCGAGCTTTTAAAAAAAGCTTATCCAGATGCAATTATTACAAAAGAGCCAGGTGGAACAGAATTTGGAAAAAAGATTAGGCAGATAGTTTTAAATGGTAGTGATATATCATTTAGAGCTGAAATTTTACTATTTTTAGCAGATCGTGCCCAGCATTATGAAAAAGTAATCGCTCCAAATTCAAAAAACCTTATCTTAAGTGATAGAGGCTTTATCTCAGGCATGGCTTATGCTATGGCAAATGAACCAAATCTTGATATCGAAGAGCTTTTGATGTTTAATAAATTTGCTTTAAAAGGCAACTTTGGTGATAAATTTATCTTTTTCAAAATCGATAAAGACACTTTGATCTCACGCCTTAGCACTAGAGAAAAAGATAGCATTGAAGCTAGGGGTATGGAGTATCTTTTAAGAGTTCAAGACTATATGGAGATGATTCTTAAAAATCTAAAATTCAAAGTTCTTACAGTAAAAGCAGATGATGAAATTTTAGCTATAAATGAAAAAATAAAGGAGTTTATAAAATGA
- the hisS gene encoding histidine--tRNA ligase translates to MIQALRGMKDIIDDGYLYKHIIKTCENVALNFGYTFIETPKLEETSLFRRSVGESSDIVGKEMYEFLDKSGTSVCLRPEGTAGVVRAFIEHKFDRAGGVRRYFYHGSMFRYERPQKGRLREFHQFGIECFGEESVYEDASVILIGAEILRRLGVKSTLKINSLGDSECMPKYRQKLVNFLNDIKSGLCDDCVRRIETNPIRVLDCKNEHCQNLLKTAPLITENLNDVCEAEFKKLGEILKSNGINFEVDPKLVRGLDYYCKTAFEFVSDEIGSQSAVLGGGRYDKLVEYLGGKPTYGVGFALGVERLMEIIKTKEFKNPRDGIYLCALDDKFIDEIYSLGLKLRKNFKVEISYEAKNPAKHLKSADNLNAEIFLCIGEEEHKNGEIWYKNLTTSSDKKIKIKELKEVLDVK, encoded by the coding sequence ATGATACAAGCTTTAAGAGGAATGAAAGATATCATTGATGATGGATATTTATATAAACATATTATAAAAACTTGCGAAAATGTGGCTTTAAATTTTGGCTACACTTTTATAGAAACCCCAAAGCTAGAAGAGACTTCACTCTTTAGAAGAAGCGTTGGCGAAAGTAGTGATATCGTCGGCAAAGAGATGTATGAATTTTTAGATAAAAGTGGCACTTCAGTTTGTTTAAGACCAGAAGGAACTGCTGGGGTTGTAAGGGCTTTTATAGAGCATAAATTTGATAGAGCTGGTGGGGTAAGAAGGTATTTTTATCATGGCTCAATGTTTCGCTACGAACGCCCACAAAAAGGACGCTTAAGAGAATTTCATCAATTTGGCATAGAGTGTTTTGGCGAAGAAAGCGTTTATGAAGATGCTAGCGTTATCTTAATAGGAGCTGAAATTCTACGCCGTCTTGGAGTAAAATCAACACTTAAAATAAACTCTTTAGGCGATAGCGAATGTATGCCAAAATATCGCCAAAAACTAGTAAATTTTCTAAATGATATAAAAAGCGGTCTTTGCGATGACTGCGTTAGAAGAATTGAAACAAACCCAATAAGAGTGCTTGATTGTAAAAATGAACATTGCCAAAATTTACTAAAAACTGCGCCATTAATAACTGAAAATTTAAACGATGTTTGCGAAGCTGAGTTTAAAAAGCTAGGTGAAATTTTAAAATCAAATGGCATAAATTTTGAAGTTGATCCTAAGCTTGTTCGTGGGCTTGATTACTACTGTAAAACCGCTTTTGAGTTTGTAAGTGATGAGATAGGCTCTCAAAGTGCGGTTTTAGGCGGTGGCAGATATGATAAGCTTGTGGAGTATTTAGGTGGAAAGCCAACTTATGGCGTTGGTTTTGCTTTAGGTGTTGAGCGTCTTATGGAGATAATTAAAACAAAAGAGTTTAAAAACCCTAGAGATGGAATTTATCTTTGTGCGTTAGATGATAAATTTATAGATGAAATTTACTCTTTGGGACTAAAATTAAGGAAAAATTTTAAAGTTGAAATAAGTTATGAAGCTAAAAATCCAGCAAAACATCTAAAATCAGCTGATAATTTAAATGCTGAAATTTTTCTATGTATAGGCGAAGAAGAGCACAAAAACGGTGAAATTTGGTATAAAAATCTAACAACAAGCAGTGATAAAAAGATAAAAATTAAAGAGTTAAAGGAAGTATTAGATGTTAAATAA
- a CDS encoding pyridoxal phosphate-dependent aminotransferase, whose translation MEIKLSKRVKSLEESITLVITAKAKEMKANGIDVISLSAGEPDFDTPKAIKDAAIYAMNHGGSKYTAVTGTPEVLKAIQTKLKKENNLEYKTNQILTNVGAKHSLFNITQALIDSGDEVIIPAPYWVTYPQIVLYAGGKPIILKTDESTNFKITPEQLKNAITPKTKLLMLNSPSNPTGAIYSKAELEAIGEILKGTNIMIASDEIYEKVNFTGKFVATASISQDLFKRTITINGLSKCGAMPGWRFGYMASANDDLIKACKALSSQSTSNICSITQAGAIPSLLGETDGDIEMMRLEYQKRRDWAVKAISEIDGLSVTNPPDGAFYLFINCKKVDPDSLRFCQRMLQEANVATVPGVGFGMDGYFRASYATDLDSIKKAVSRIADFVKNY comes from the coding sequence ATGGAAATAAAACTTTCAAAAAGAGTTAAGTCACTAGAAGAGTCTATAACATTAGTTATTACCGCAAAAGCAAAAGAGATGAAGGCCAACGGCATTGATGTCATAAGCCTAAGTGCTGGAGAGCCTGACTTTGATACACCAAAGGCTATAAAAGATGCAGCCATTTATGCTATGAATCACGGCGGTTCAAAATATACAGCAGTCACAGGCACACCTGAAGTGCTAAAAGCAATACAAACAAAACTTAAAAAAGAGAACAACTTAGAGTATAAAACAAACCAAATTTTAACTAATGTTGGCGCAAAACACTCGCTTTTTAACATAACTCAAGCTTTAATTGACTCAGGCGATGAAGTTATCATACCAGCTCCTTATTGGGTAACCTACCCTCAAATCGTCCTTTATGCAGGCGGAAAACCTATTATTTTAAAAACAGATGAAAGTACGAATTTTAAAATCACTCCAGAACAGCTAAAAAATGCAATCACACCAAAAACAAAGCTTTTAATGCTAAATTCTCCATCAAATCCAACTGGAGCGATATACTCAAAAGCTGAACTTGAAGCTATTGGTGAAATTTTAAAAGGAACAAACATAATGATCGCAAGTGATGAAATTTATGAAAAGGTAAATTTCACGGGCAAATTTGTAGCAACTGCAAGCATAAGCCAGGATTTGTTTAAAAGAACTATAACTATAAACGGACTTAGCAAGTGCGGAGCGATGCCAGGCTGGAGATTTGGATATATGGCAAGTGCAAATGACGATCTTATAAAAGCATGCAAAGCACTAAGTAGTCAAAGCACTTCAAATATCTGCTCAATAACTCAAGCTGGCGCTATACCGTCACTTCTTGGCGAAACTGATGGAGATATCGAGATGATGAGACTTGAATATCAAAAACGCCGTGACTGGGCTGTTAAAGCTATAAGTGAGATAGATGGCTTAAGCGTTACAAACCCTCCTGATGGGGCATTTTATCTTTTTATAAACTGTAAAAAAGTAGACCCTGATTCACTTAGATTTTGCCAAAGAATGTTACAAGAAGCAAATGTCGCAACTGTTCCAGGCGTTGGTTTTGGAATGGATGGGTATTTTAGAGCTTCATATGCAACCGATCTTGATAGCATAAAAAAGGCAGTTTCAAGAATAGCTGACTTTGTTAAAAACTACTAA